The Phragmitibacter flavus genome has a segment encoding these proteins:
- a CDS encoding caspase family protein, which yields MNYKVGDSVPELGVKVAEILLSARDVCIFIDDRGDLQWLFDKQPSNSAWIYPRVVELEARCKFFPNASILPPRFIRWISAFTETPSMDHLRSAKRFIGQAIVILYTGGLRAEVEAAFASAEAFIVQRGREISLVWLYASFGLLALISFITLLCLILSLHETQTHIVQKVLTCAFAGGIGAYISRALASRSELPCDANAGKLLHFQEAILRWSVGVVAGGLLCLLIEGKILLGSLGADATGFPAILALATLAGMSERFLPTLLNRFNDRVADLGGAKPPPPDHATKKAALNNATNEFRKFEDETRDAADLAPAPISAPNTIVRQGGARRALCIGIDEYPQQQDRLNGCVNDTKRWERFFKDVGFKTERLLNAEATRDAILKSFRALVSSAKPGDIIAVQYAGHGTQVKDLDGDEGKAGGPNEEWDGIDEALCCHEFRTGSIVLDDDLKEIAITIAPGANLTFFFDSCHSGSATRASLTGPHVPAVPPGAKPRNIIADGNLNAAHAAFYKSLPKELRAQRNAKHRGGNDPYKDAVDILFAAALPKQFAYEISGGGVFTETAMQVLAQSGEFTNDGFMNAVRQAFPHSFSNAQEPKLYASLDQKLNPFLGGLG from the coding sequence ATGAACTACAAAGTGGGCGATTCTGTTCCCGAACTCGGCGTGAAAGTGGCTGAAATCCTTCTGAGCGCCAGAGATGTGTGCATTTTCATTGACGACAGGGGGGATCTGCAATGGCTGTTTGACAAACAGCCATCGAACAGTGCCTGGATCTACCCCCGTGTCGTGGAGTTGGAGGCCCGCTGCAAGTTTTTTCCAAACGCTAGCATCCTGCCACCCCGGTTCATACGCTGGATCAGCGCCTTCACCGAGACTCCCTCCATGGACCACCTGCGCTCCGCCAAGCGGTTTATTGGGCAGGCGATAGTTATTCTGTATACCGGAGGCCTCCGGGCTGAAGTGGAAGCCGCGTTTGCCAGTGCTGAAGCGTTCATCGTGCAGCGGGGGCGCGAAATCAGCCTCGTCTGGCTCTACGCCTCCTTCGGCCTGCTTGCCCTGATTTCGTTCATCACGCTACTGTGCTTAATATTAAGTCTCCACGAAACTCAAACTCATATCGTTCAAAAGGTGCTCACCTGCGCCTTCGCTGGTGGAATTGGGGCCTACATCTCCCGAGCCCTCGCCAGCCGAAGTGAACTGCCTTGCGATGCGAACGCTGGGAAACTTCTCCACTTTCAGGAAGCCATCCTGCGCTGGTCAGTCGGCGTCGTCGCTGGAGGGCTACTCTGTCTCCTTATCGAAGGCAAAATCCTCCTCGGCAGTCTCGGGGCAGATGCCACTGGGTTCCCCGCAATCCTCGCCCTTGCCACCCTTGCCGGCATGAGCGAGCGCTTCCTTCCCACCCTTCTCAACCGCTTCAATGACCGGGTGGCTGATCTTGGGGGAGCTAAACCGCCACCGCCTGATCATGCCACCAAAAAAGCCGCGTTGAACAATGCTACCAATGAATTTCGGAAATTCGAGGATGAGACCCGCGATGCCGCAGACCTTGCCCCCGCCCCGATCTCAGCGCCCAACACCATTGTTCGACAGGGAGGAGCCCGCCGTGCCCTTTGCATTGGCATTGATGAGTATCCTCAACAACAAGACAGGCTCAATGGCTGCGTGAACGACACCAAAAGGTGGGAGCGGTTTTTCAAAGACGTCGGGTTCAAGACTGAACGCTTGCTCAATGCGGAAGCCACCCGGGACGCCATCCTTAAAAGCTTTCGTGCCTTGGTTAGCTCCGCCAAACCCGGCGACATCATCGCTGTCCAATATGCGGGCCATGGGACCCAGGTGAAAGATTTGGATGGCGATGAAGGGAAAGCAGGTGGTCCCAACGAAGAGTGGGATGGCATTGATGAAGCACTGTGCTGCCACGAATTTCGCACCGGAAGCATTGTGCTTGACGATGACTTGAAGGAGATCGCCATCACAATCGCTCCCGGGGCCAACCTCACATTTTTCTTCGACTCCTGCCACTCCGGCTCCGCCACAAGGGCCTCACTCACCGGACCACACGTTCCTGCGGTCCCACCCGGTGCCAAGCCCCGCAACATCATTGCGGACGGCAACTTGAATGCAGCCCACGCGGCTTTTTATAAATCCCTGCCCAAAGAACTTCGCGCCCAGCGCAACGCCAAGCACCGGGGAGGCAATGATCCCTACAAGGATGCCGTGGATATCCTCTTCGCCGCCGCCCTTCCGAAGCAATTTGCCTACGAGATTTCAGGGGGAGGCGTGTTCACCGAAACCGCCATGCAGGTGCTCGCCCAAAGTGGTGAGTTTACTAACGACGGTTTCATGAATGCAGTGCGCCAGGCCTTTCCCCACAGCTTCAGCAACGCCCAGGAGCCCAAACTTTACGCGTCACTTGATCAGAAGCTAAACCCCTTCCTCGGCGGTCTGGGCTGA
- a CDS encoding DUF5675 family protein — protein sequence MPNQITPDLESLLGKSIIPLCPQEFHDFDANHCAHFVAHTGGYQFGYLCHNIAGSNLRGVTVRVQEIFPECPQVGAWNNLPQTDDDLLVFITARRNVNLASKTIENVPKKHIGILRDGKVYHYSNTEEKVIKQTPAQVLSRFRSAYNDPTVDLFFGTLPAVPRAAAVRSIARSGTRSPSAATATARGLTLKLIRNTYTDTSTIGELSLDGRFECFILEDKVRPEKIPGITAIPAGTYEVRITHSPKFQRDLPLLLNVPNFSGIRIHVGNTARDTEGCLLPGRTKSVDFVGESRAAFDSLFAKLRKTQDDGKKITIEIIEAAQTRAAQTRSAAPSELAYFRVNTDPLLIHASPDATGLDTVVGTLDYGQIVSANVTNATEGGITVKTVGAENELTGVVPSEFLEALPAPPSTVVRRGRRAAATRGEAAVSTLAPNLYRVKQDGTNLRTEAAVLTAQTVIASLPVGHLVRKTGGSNKPLWWEVTTVLHGKELSGFIHAGLLTAEAVAVTDPVPTSGSNTNVTISEKALQMIIHFEGMDQPSKWPGNSSGISLGRGYDLGHVSADEFKSDWEPYLTEDQIKRLTKAIGKTGAAAKNIAAQFADITIKRADADAVFTKATLPKFKATTGKAFPRMITLHPDVQGALVSLVFNRGAAMQGDRRREMREVRDTVASTSLPNDIKLQSIAASIRSMKRLWPDTLGLRRRRDAEAQLVEEAI from the coding sequence ATGCCCAATCAAATCACACCCGACCTCGAAAGCCTCCTCGGCAAGAGCATCATCCCTCTTTGCCCGCAGGAATTTCACGACTTCGATGCCAACCATTGCGCCCACTTTGTTGCCCACACCGGCGGCTACCAGTTCGGCTACCTTTGCCATAACATCGCAGGCTCCAACCTCCGCGGCGTGACGGTTCGCGTGCAGGAAATCTTTCCGGAATGTCCTCAAGTCGGCGCTTGGAACAACCTCCCTCAGACCGATGACGACCTCCTCGTGTTCATCACTGCTCGGCGCAACGTAAACCTCGCCAGCAAGACCATCGAGAACGTGCCCAAAAAACACATCGGCATTCTGCGTGACGGGAAAGTCTATCATTACTCCAACACTGAGGAGAAAGTGATCAAACAAACTCCTGCGCAAGTGCTCTCCCGTTTTCGCAGCGCCTACAACGATCCCACGGTGGATTTATTCTTCGGCACGCTCCCTGCCGTCCCACGCGCTGCGGCGGTCCGCAGCATTGCTCGCTCCGGCACCCGATCTCCCTCAGCCGCAACCGCAACGGCCCGTGGGCTGACCCTGAAGCTGATCCGCAACACTTACACTGACACCAGCACCATCGGCGAACTGAGTCTTGATGGACGATTCGAATGCTTCATCCTTGAGGACAAAGTGCGCCCCGAGAAGATCCCCGGCATTACCGCCATCCCTGCCGGCACTTATGAAGTGCGCATCACCCACTCGCCCAAGTTTCAGCGCGACCTGCCCCTGCTCCTCAACGTGCCCAACTTCTCCGGCATCCGCATCCATGTCGGCAACACCGCGCGCGACACCGAAGGCTGCCTGCTGCCGGGCCGCACCAAATCCGTCGACTTCGTTGGCGAAAGTCGTGCCGCCTTCGACTCCCTATTTGCCAAGCTCCGCAAAACTCAGGACGACGGCAAAAAAATCACCATCGAGATCATCGAAGCCGCACAGACCAGAGCCGCCCAAACCCGTTCCGCCGCCCCCTCCGAACTCGCCTACTTCCGTGTCAACACCGATCCCCTGCTCATCCACGCTTCGCCAGACGCAACCGGATTGGACACCGTGGTCGGAACCCTCGACTACGGCCAGATCGTCAGCGCCAACGTTACCAATGCCACCGAGGGAGGCATCACCGTCAAAACGGTAGGTGCCGAAAATGAACTGACCGGCGTGGTGCCAAGCGAATTCCTCGAAGCCCTTCCCGCCCCACCTTCCACCGTCGTGAGACGCGGTAGGAGAGCTGCTGCCACCCGTGGAGAAGCCGCTGTCTCAACCCTTGCCCCGAATTTGTATCGGGTGAAACAGGACGGCACCAACCTCCGCACCGAGGCCGCCGTCCTCACTGCCCAGACCGTCATCGCCTCCCTGCCCGTGGGACATCTCGTTCGTAAGACTGGCGGCTCCAACAAACCTCTCTGGTGGGAGGTAACAACCGTGCTCCACGGCAAAGAACTCAGCGGCTTCATTCACGCCGGCCTGCTCACCGCCGAAGCCGTCGCCGTCACTGACCCGGTCCCCACAAGCGGATCCAACACTAACGTCACCATTAGCGAAAAAGCCCTGCAAATGATCATCCATTTTGAGGGCATGGACCAGCCCTCCAAATGGCCCGGCAACTCCTCGGGAATCTCGCTGGGTCGTGGTTACGACCTTGGCCATGTCTCCGCCGACGAATTCAAAAGCGACTGGGAACCCTATCTCACCGAAGACCAGATCAAGCGTCTGACCAAAGCCATCGGGAAAACAGGTGCCGCCGCCAAGAACATCGCCGCGCAGTTCGCCGACATCACCATCAAACGTGCCGATGCGGACGCGGTCTTCACCAAAGCCACGCTTCCCAAGTTCAAGGCCACGACTGGCAAAGCGTTCCCTCGCATGATCACGCTGCATCCAGACGTGCAAGGGGCGCTCGTCTCCCTCGTCTTCAACCGCGGAGCCGCCATGCAAGGCGACCGCCGCCGCGAGATGCGCGAAGTGCGCGACACCGTGGCCTCCACCTCCCTGCCGAATGACATCAAGCTCCAGAGCATCGCCGCCAGCATTCGTTCCATGAAACGCCTCTGGCCCGACACCCTCGGCCTCAGACGACGCCGCGACGCCGAAGCCCAGCTCGTGGAAGAAGCGATTTGA
- a CDS encoding clostripain-related cysteine peptidase produces MAKKAAKKAAKKAAKKAAKKAAKKVTGSAPADWTILVYMAGDNDLDSFGGSDVWEMKQVGSSDQLNLIVQRDTTQKEKAACRYRLRKGTSLQEDVVENLGIINTGDPEVLRSFLKWGIQKYPAKRLMVVLWNHGSGWDDTDIYAEARRRRLIPALVAVADEDVTARRASFTVRRGTSASRNRGSFFLSKAAFQFEGVGAQRRAIAFDDGAQDFLDSVEMKEVLHEVSNSIGRKFDVIGMDACLMSMVEVGMQVRDAAEVFCGSQELEPADGWPYQKILAALEKNPAMDGHALCQTIVTEFVRSYASDELVTQSAFDLGKLTAVQTATHALGDFLARGYNRDDADLISAVEGICRRVQRYDDGPNGKAQYADLSDLVIRLAKRYPPCEALAKAVEEAVADCVFCNAAPNPSVANSHGLSVYLPHGKVSELYVTLDFAQGGWAKFLNARAK; encoded by the coding sequence ATGGCCAAAAAAGCAGCAAAAAAAGCAGCAAAAAAGGCAGCAAAAAAGGCAGCAAAAAAGGCAGCCAAAAAAGTGACCGGGTCAGCACCAGCGGATTGGACCATCCTGGTTTACATGGCAGGCGACAATGATCTGGATTCCTTCGGTGGTAGCGACGTATGGGAGATGAAGCAGGTTGGCTCCAGCGACCAGTTGAATCTGATCGTGCAACGAGACACGACACAAAAGGAGAAAGCCGCCTGCCGCTACCGTTTGCGAAAAGGCACTTCTCTGCAGGAGGATGTGGTGGAGAACCTTGGCATCATCAACACCGGAGATCCTGAAGTTTTAAGAAGTTTCCTTAAGTGGGGAATTCAAAAATATCCCGCCAAACGGCTCATGGTGGTGTTGTGGAATCATGGCTCGGGTTGGGATGACACGGACATTTACGCCGAAGCACGCAGGCGTCGTTTGATCCCTGCGTTGGTCGCCGTGGCGGATGAAGATGTGACAGCCCGACGCGCGAGTTTCACGGTGAGGCGCGGAACTTCTGCGAGTCGGAACCGGGGATCTTTTTTTCTCTCCAAAGCAGCTTTTCAGTTTGAGGGCGTTGGCGCCCAGCGCCGTGCGATCGCCTTTGACGACGGTGCACAGGACTTTCTGGACAGCGTCGAGATGAAGGAGGTGCTCCATGAGGTAAGCAACTCCATCGGTCGCAAATTTGATGTGATTGGCATGGACGCCTGCTTGATGAGCATGGTGGAAGTCGGCATGCAGGTCAGGGATGCCGCCGAAGTTTTCTGCGGCTCGCAGGAACTGGAACCAGCAGACGGCTGGCCCTATCAGAAGATTCTCGCGGCCCTCGAAAAAAATCCCGCGATGGATGGCCATGCATTGTGCCAAACCATTGTGACCGAGTTTGTGAGATCCTATGCCAGTGATGAACTGGTGACACAGTCCGCTTTCGATCTGGGCAAACTCACTGCCGTGCAAACGGCAACTCATGCGCTCGGGGATTTCCTTGCGAGGGGATACAACAGAGACGATGCAGACCTGATCAGCGCGGTAGAAGGCATCTGCCGACGTGTGCAGCGGTATGACGATGGACCGAATGGCAAAGCGCAGTATGCCGACTTGAGCGATTTGGTCATACGCCTTGCCAAAAGATATCCGCCTTGTGAGGCATTGGCAAAAGCGGTCGAGGAAGCAGTCGCAGACTGCGTGTTTTGTAATGCGGCACCGAATCCATCAGTAGCCAATTCACACGGTCTCTCAGTCTACCTTCCTCACGGCAAAGTCTCGGAGTTGTATGTGACTCTGGACTTTGCTCAAGGAGGCTGGGCCAAGTTTCTCAACGCAAGAGCCAAGTAA
- a CDS encoding ChbG/HpnK family deacetylase, with protein sequence MSRIIVFNADDWGLSEPIHEAITQLHEKNAIDAAGIMMGQRYTQQAVNYARANPSLRVGLHLFASDRDCAPCSRPAWPRLWPEDILINTTLFLPHIQEIALAEVNAQLQAYKETGLPLHFINSHYHFHANHQFLELFAEQLEHQFPDFKGWLRLGETRLFPFAAPDPVIATRDWLVDLMESRIFKQNWSGWHNDTLWGLDSTFENDASTIAAAIAKLGSGFHEFFFHPGRGRKLTDSSTDQTALLELVDLVPQIQRRVSALVFP encoded by the coding sequence ATGAGCAGAATCATTGTTTTTAACGCAGATGACTGGGGGCTCTCTGAACCCATTCATGAAGCGATCACACAGCTGCATGAAAAAAATGCGATTGATGCGGCAGGCATCATGATGGGTCAGCGATACACCCAACAAGCCGTGAACTATGCCAGAGCGAATCCCAGCCTGCGGGTGGGGCTGCACCTTTTTGCTTCGGATCGGGACTGTGCACCATGCAGCAGGCCAGCCTGGCCGCGTCTCTGGCCCGAGGACATTTTGATCAACACCACGTTGTTCTTGCCCCATATCCAGGAGATCGCACTCGCAGAAGTGAATGCACAATTGCAAGCCTACAAAGAAACCGGGCTGCCCCTCCATTTCATCAACAGCCATTATCATTTTCATGCAAACCACCAGTTCCTTGAGCTGTTCGCTGAACAACTTGAGCACCAGTTCCCGGATTTCAAGGGATGGTTGAGATTGGGTGAAACCCGTCTTTTCCCCTTCGCCGCGCCTGACCCGGTGATTGCCACGCGCGACTGGTTGGTGGACTTGATGGAGAGCCGCATCTTCAAACAGAATTGGAGCGGATGGCACAATGACACGCTCTGGGGTCTCGACTCCACCTTTGAAAATGACGCATCCACCATTGCCGCCGCCATTGCAAAATTGGGCAGTGGTTTCCACGAATTTTTCTTCCACCCCGGACGCGGAAGAAAGCTCACCGACTCAAGCACTGATCAGACAGCATTGCTTGAGTTGGTCGATCTCGTTCCTCAAATCCAGCGTCGTGTCAGCGCCCTGGTCTTTCCTTGA
- a CDS encoding S8 family peptidase translates to MEALPLSKEELAQLEISAPGNSVRGFLIDGHGDNEDEVASAVKDLLGEKWQITRLDPHLNCYRATNPNVILSVPEAWSLSHQLDETKAIENAEPDIEWIPAPPEIGGETPDFRSTVRSSAGADSHLSCSTQISWHLNLINAPAAWAFSKQSGKPAHGKGVTIGQLDTGITYHAELPINNQHILLNKGRNLYDPQHPVVGNKPLDPMIQGKFLNPGHGTSTISILTGHKKLSGSARDAKIIPFRINPSVVHFEPVRIAEGIRHAHEAGCDVITMSMGGPPSKTKYLDQVVARAAEDGVIICCAAGNQIGSNNVTPLVVWPAALDQVIAVAGCNCQEEIWSGSSRGPEVNITAPAQSIWRAAAVTGSLTPANPPPDGVIRGDGTSFATPTVAGLAACWLAHHGGRKALTKHYGAASYVPQAFAKLLETVAYRRPPGWNTKLMGPGILDAKKLLEAPLPAKGVLGWKKKKHAWAGSFVGGVFQLVNSRASVRSGPPSPRARAGATSGASPAGLHGELAYLLFDRPVLAKLLNPELELEASDSPAPTTRRSGASASTRTTAVNARAHEECLEDAALLLRSCASRQLTDALS, encoded by the coding sequence TTGGAGGCATTGCCATTGTCGAAAGAGGAGCTTGCTCAATTGGAAATATCCGCTCCGGGTAACAGCGTCAGGGGATTTTTAATCGACGGCCACGGCGACAATGAAGATGAAGTGGCCTCCGCAGTGAAAGATCTGCTCGGCGAAAAATGGCAAATCACCCGCCTCGATCCTCATTTGAACTGTTATCGGGCAACCAACCCCAATGTGATATTGTCCGTTCCCGAGGCATGGTCGCTTAGCCATCAATTGGATGAGACGAAAGCCATAGAAAATGCGGAACCTGACATCGAGTGGATTCCGGCCCCTCCGGAGATTGGTGGAGAAACACCGGATTTCCGTTCTACCGTCAGAAGCTCCGCCGGGGCAGATTCCCACCTTTCATGTTCAACTCAAATCTCCTGGCACCTGAACCTCATCAATGCGCCAGCCGCTTGGGCATTCTCGAAGCAATCGGGCAAACCGGCCCATGGCAAGGGCGTTACCATCGGGCAGTTGGACACAGGGATTACCTATCATGCGGAACTTCCAATCAACAACCAACACATCCTGCTCAACAAGGGGCGCAATCTCTATGATCCGCAACATCCTGTCGTCGGCAACAAGCCGCTTGATCCGATGATTCAGGGCAAATTCCTGAATCCCGGACACGGCACCTCCACCATCAGCATTCTGACCGGCCACAAGAAACTCAGTGGCTCCGCGCGAGATGCAAAAATCATTCCTTTCCGGATCAATCCATCCGTGGTGCATTTTGAACCCGTGAGGATTGCAGAAGGCATCCGGCATGCTCATGAAGCAGGGTGTGATGTGATCACCATGAGCATGGGTGGCCCGCCATCCAAGACAAAGTATCTCGACCAAGTCGTGGCACGTGCGGCGGAGGATGGGGTGATCATTTGTTGTGCGGCAGGCAACCAGATTGGATCGAACAATGTGACCCCACTTGTCGTATGGCCTGCGGCTCTTGATCAGGTGATCGCGGTGGCGGGATGCAATTGCCAGGAAGAGATCTGGAGCGGCTCTTCACGCGGCCCGGAGGTCAACATCACGGCACCCGCCCAAAGTATATGGAGGGCTGCTGCGGTCACGGGTTCACTGACTCCTGCCAATCCCCCGCCAGACGGCGTCATTCGTGGGGACGGAACATCATTCGCCACGCCGACCGTGGCTGGACTCGCCGCCTGCTGGCTCGCCCATCACGGCGGGCGCAAAGCATTGACCAAGCACTATGGCGCAGCTAGTTACGTGCCCCAAGCCTTTGCCAAACTGCTTGAGACCGTGGCCTATCGCCGTCCTCCAGGATGGAATACCAAGTTGATGGGGCCCGGTATTCTTGATGCCAAAAAACTCCTTGAGGCACCTCTTCCAGCAAAAGGCGTCTTGGGCTGGAAAAAGAAAAAACATGCTTGGGCCGGTTCCTTCGTGGGCGGCGTGTTTCAGCTGGTTAACTCGCGTGCGTCTGTCCGCAGTGGGCCGCCCTCCCCACGGGCTCGAGCCGGGGCAACTTCCGGGGCTTCACCCGCCGGGCTGCACGGGGAGCTGGCCTACCTGCTCTTTGATCGTCCTGTGCTGGCCAAACTGTTGAACCCTGAATTGGAATTGGAAGCCAGTGATTCCCCAGCGCCCACGACGCGCCGGTCTGGTGCATCAGCTTCCACCCGGACGACCGCAGTCAATGCCCGTGCTCATGAAGAGTGTTTGGAGGATGCCGCATTGCTCCTGCGTTCCTGCGCCTCCCGGCAGCTGACCGATGCCTTGTCCTAA
- a CDS encoding fibronectin type III domain-containing protein, which translates to MASNEIPDSYDDIVSLAQDAADGAQTHGAAISLSQNTEAKIRTDFINLIGDPTAVPPVPGKQGIFTAAKSAKPAKTLLKNQAERNARAFATTAVNILKPHLGTQWNSQWQAAGFVSGSLAIPDNPLPLLGQLRDYFTANPTHENAPLNITAALAQAQIAALSGARSAANASLAAMGNAKAERDSAQKTLYKRMSGLLAELSQLLTPDDPLWYAFGFDRPADGQQPGPIDDLVLTPGSAGMVYADWEDARRAARYRVFKQISGTDPAPVQVANAVIESEYTLTALPSGANVQITITAFNDAGEGALPATASILVP; encoded by the coding sequence ATGGCCTCCAACGAAATTCCCGATTCCTACGACGACATCGTCTCCCTCGCCCAAGATGCCGCCGACGGTGCCCAAACCCACGGCGCTGCCATCAGCCTCTCCCAAAACACCGAAGCAAAAATTCGCACCGACTTCATCAACCTCATCGGCGATCCCACGGCCGTCCCGCCCGTTCCCGGCAAACAAGGCATCTTTACCGCCGCCAAATCCGCGAAACCCGCCAAAACCCTCCTCAAAAACCAGGCCGAACGCAACGCGCGGGCCTTCGCCACCACCGCCGTCAACATCCTCAAACCCCACCTCGGCACCCAGTGGAACAGCCAGTGGCAGGCCGCTGGTTTCGTCAGCGGCTCTCTCGCCATCCCTGATAATCCCCTGCCTCTCCTCGGCCAGTTGCGCGATTATTTCACTGCCAATCCCACCCACGAGAATGCCCCGCTCAACATCACCGCCGCCCTCGCCCAAGCGCAAATCGCCGCCCTGTCTGGTGCCCGCAGCGCTGCCAATGCCAGCCTCGCCGCCATGGGCAACGCCAAGGCGGAAAGGGACAGTGCCCAAAAAACTCTTTATAAACGCATGAGTGGTCTCCTTGCCGAACTCTCCCAACTCCTCACTCCCGACGATCCGCTCTGGTATGCCTTTGGTTTCGACCGCCCCGCCGACGGACAACAACCCGGCCCCATCGACGACCTCGTCCTCACTCCCGGCAGCGCCGGCATGGTTTACGCCGATTGGGAAGACGCCCGCCGCGCCGCCCGCTACCGCGTCTTCAAACAGATCTCCGGCACCGATCCCGCCCCCGTGCAGGTCGCCAACGCCGTCATTGAAAGCGAATACACCCTCACCGCCCTCCCCAGCGGCGCGAACGTGCAGATCACCATCACCGCCTTCAATGATGCGGGTGAAGGCGCATTACCCGCCACCGCCTCCATTTTGGTGCCTTAG
- a CDS encoding DMP19 family protein, with protein MDEIFQIEEPSTLAEELGYFILYKFSIARQKLTPAEDLFLKLHHMLAEIWGQGFFDLFYQQYSLSDCVRVEQALREMGLRTLADLFVEAKAIYLRHMPDPFSLGNAGPDGDRFDEIAKQFTAAGSEIFQLPLHLGPYARQHQHEFRPIA; from the coding sequence TTGGATGAGATCTTCCAGATTGAGGAGCCTTCAACTCTTGCAGAGGAACTCGGCTACTTCATCCTCTATAAGTTCTCCATCGCCCGTCAGAAGCTCACACCGGCGGAAGACCTGTTCCTAAAGCTTCATCACATGCTTGCGGAGATTTGGGGCCAGGGATTCTTCGACCTTTTCTACCAGCAGTATTCGCTTTCGGACTGCGTCCGGGTCGAACAAGCACTTCGTGAAATGGGCCTTCGAACTTTGGCCGACCTGTTTGTCGAGGCCAAGGCTATCTACTTGCGCCACATGCCCGATCCTTTCTCCCTTGGCAACGCCGGGCCCGACGGTGATCGATTTGACGAGATCGCAAAGCAGTTTACGGCCGCCGGAAGCGAGATTTTCCAGCTTCCCCTTCATCTCGGACCATATGCGCGACAGCATCAACACGAATTCCGACCAATCGCCTAA